cacacacagagctggcagcaaattcaccttctgctgcctttttccagctgcagggctgctcccacccctgtAAGGGGAGCAGTGAATCATGTTCCCGTTATATCCCTCACATCCCGCTCTGTCCCTGCCCGGGCCCGGTCCTGGTGCCCATCCCCCTGTTTGTCCCCCCTGTTTGTCCCCCCTGTTTGTCCCCCTGTTTGTCCCCCTGTTTGTCCCCTGTTTGTCACCCTGTTTGTCACGGGAGGAGCGGTAGGTGGCAccgtgcccagggcagtgccacgCCCGCAGGTGGCTCTGGCGCCTCTCAGGGCTCAGGATTGATCCCGGCACTCGTTCCCAGCAAGCCCGACCTGGAAACGTTCTCGGCTCGGTTTTAaatgattatttatttaattgttcTTTAAAGCACAGCCCAAGGGCTCCCTCTGCTGCCGTGCgggcctggagaggagagggctgggggggAGCGCGGGTCCGAGCCCGgggggagccagggcagggcagcccagctgtgcGGCTCCAGATGttcgctgctgctgctgctgctgcccgtACAGCAGGGCCctgatgtccctgatgtcccccaaATGGCCCTGATGTCCCCGAAATGGCCctgatgtccctgatgtcccccaaATGGCCCTTGATGTCCTTGATGTCCTGATGTCCCCCAAATAGCCCTGAGATCCctgatgtccctgatgtccctgatgtcccccaaATGGCCCTGATGTCCTTGATGTCCCTGACGTCCCCCAAATGGTCCTGATGTCCCTGAggtccctgatgtccctgatgtccctgatgtcccccaaATGGTCctgatgtccctgatgtcccgatgtcccccaaatgtccctgatgtcccctgaggctgcccagcctggccacagcccaGGGGGTGCTGccctccccatcctgctgcaaaCCAAAGGAAAATGCCCCAGGGTGTTCCCGCTCCTGCCTTTTCTCACCGTGCTGGGGATCGGGGCTGTCCCAGGTGGggcagctgcccaggggctggaggaggtCAGGCTGAACCCCACAGGTGCCTGGGGGTGCCTGGTGAGGCTCCCCATCCCAGAACTCCACCTgcgcccagccctgccccagctcccaccaggatggagcaggaccCAGGCCaagtccctgtccccatctccatccAGTCCAGTCCTAACTAACCCACACTTTTGGGCACAACCCTGCAACTTAAAACACGAGAAATGAAGGGCCCACAAAAGGCCGGGaaattgttttttcctcatccaaggagattttgggtgagggtttgggttgggagcTCCGCCCACAGCTGGACCAGAGGGCTCTCAGGTGCTGGGAAGGAGGTCTGGAGTTCCCAAGAGCAGAGGTGACCCAGATTCCTTCCACAGCAGGGTCTGGGTGTGAGGGAGGGCTCCAACAAGCACAAAACATAATCCAGGTACCGGTGAAAGAAACGGAGGTGAGTTTTAACCTtggaggagaggggacaggggacacacacagaggtcCCGCTGGGACAGAGTGACACCAGCCGTAAAACAGGGCGGGCCGGCAGGGCTGCCCTCGGGAGGGACGGGTGAGTCAGAGCTgagccctcccctgccctgggtccCACAGAACCGCTCGGTGACTCAGGGCGCCGGGGTTACCATGGAGCTGTTTACAGTGTCGGggctgaggaaaaaaggaggagaaaactACAGAGCTCACCCAAAGCGAACTAAACGGAAGGAGCTTGGTGACACAGAGAGGGACAACCCAGAGGAACGACTCCACGGGCCCTGGGGGTCTCCAGGAGGAGTGCAGAGGGCTCGGGGATGAACTCAGGGAGCAATTAATCCCCAGACTGATGGTTCTCCCGGTGCCGGATGGGTGGGACGGGGCAAGTGTGATCCTGGTGGTTGTTGAGGATTCTTGGAGGAATGTgaggaacagcagagcagaaatccaACTCCCATGTGAGAAAACTGCTGGGATTTGTGCAGAGCAGGGTTCAGGGAGAGAACAATCAGCTGAAGAACCTCAGCGTGGCTGTGGCAAATATTCTGGGGAGTATCACAGCTTCCAGCTGTGCTTGCACCATCCCAGCCAGATTTCACTATTTCAGAGCAAAgagtaattattattattattattattattattattattattattattattattattattattattattattatatagtATTTCTGCTCTCTAAACCCTCCAACTCAGCCCCACCCAGGTCCGAGGTGGGGCCAGCATTAATTACCCAGCTGATGCTGAAGAAGCTGGCTCTGTGTGGAGTCCTGGGGCTTGTGGAAAAAAGCACATTCAGAGAATTTCTCTGCTCTGAGGCAACTCCCACTTCCTGCTCCGCAGGAAACCCCAGCACACAGCGAGTGAGAATCAAACCAGACtcacacccagctgcagcagagataaGAAATTTGGTTCTGATCCATGACAGGAATGCAATAAACTGCCAGTTTCTCAGAAGCCAAAAGCCTGAATGTTTGCCAAGAGCTAAAAATAGCCCAAAGAAGGCTCTATTTAAAGGCACCTACTAAGAAATGCCTCTGTCCTTGGTTAAATAAACTGCAACTTCCAGAAAAGCCCTGTTTTCCAGGAGTCTGGGGGGAGCTTTGGCAGCAGGTGAATAAACATTGCGCCCAAAGCTTTTAACACATTTTAGAAGCAGCAGCTCGTGGttggagctgtgccagcagcacccaggggctgcctgggctggagcaggaaggatTCCCACTCCTCCCTGCAGGACCCACTGAGGGGTCTCCACTTGGGGGTTGGACTGAATTTGGCCTCCTCACATTGATGCCCTAAAAGTGCCTGATCCCTTGGATGGAAATGGGCACTGAAGTTCCTCTGGTGCATGTGGGACTGAGCAAAGGGCACCTCTGAGCGCCCTCCAAAGgagaggagccctggggagaCAGCGActtcagctctgtgtgctgacagctccagcagctggggcagagcttgCCCAGGGAAaactgcagagccctggctgaCAGAactgtgccagagctgcaggaacagttTAAATGGACATTAAACCCCTGCTAAAGGTGCCTGACAAGGACACAGGGAGGAAATGAAGCTGAGCAATGAACCACAGAAGGGATGTCTGGGCTGGTTaaacaaagcagcattttaatttcaagattTTATAAATACGTATTTACAAAAGGAAGGTATCAATCAGAGCTAACAAACGTACAGCTGCCAgtactgcagagcacagggagaggaacCGGGGTAATGCAACCCCACAatgcacagcacacaggagTCAGAAAGAAACCATCATGTGAATTCTTCAGTCACAATCCTGACCCAGAACGttcagcacctgctgctgtggaagcacaagctcagggcagagcccagagaaggagctgagctgctccctgtgcaggggtgagctcacacacagcagtgccacccctgtgagcactggcacccagctgggctctccccagctcagggacagcacggagggctctgcaggagggtgacaccctgccagtgccacccctgtgccaggaaCTCCCATCCCCACACCCTGCTGgtctgaggagcagccccatggCCCCAGGGTCCCCTCCAGGGCAGGCCATGGCCCCAGGGTCCCCTCCAGGACTGGCCATGGCCCCAGGGTCCCCTCCAGGACAGGCCATGGCCCCAGGGTCCCCTGCAGGACACCACACAGCCTCAGGGTGACAGGCCAGGCACACAAGGCTGctctcacagccctgcagggatccCACAGATCCAGGGCTTTAGGATGTTCTCCAGGTCTGTGAAGGCTTCAGAAACCAGGGCCAGCTCACAGGTCACCTTCTGCAGCTGCCATGGGACCTCAGGGatcttccagcagctccatttccTTCAGATGCCCCTCACTGCAGCCACTCAGTGCCATTCCAGTCACACAGTCAGGGATGCAGGGCCAAAAAGTCACTCTTTATAGTGCAGCAACAACCTCCAAGAGCCAAACCTGAAAGCCCACAGCTGAAAGCAGCCAGGCACCAAgtgctgaaggagcaggagagtTCCCAAGGCTTGGCTTGTACATGGCTTTTCTGAAGACTCtccagcaattttttttaactcatcCAGTAGTTCTAAACCTCTATGAAACCCACTCAGGCtatcttttaatttaaagtttAAGCAAATTAATTCTTGTTAATCAAACTAAAGAGAAGACTTAAACACAAACTGCTAGTGGAAAATGGAATATAAGTTGCCAGGAGTGTTAACCTCAAGTCTTGCaaaatttatttacttcttTTGATTCACACCTTGTGTGCAGCTCCCAAATTGGTCAGAGCAACTTCTGTGTTGGTCACTGCTGGGAatgcagcctggctggaggcTCCCACCACACTCAGGATGCTGCTTGGTCCTCTGTAGCCATGGTCTGCAGGAGGCAAGATCAAAGAGGGCAGGAGAACTCTGTGAGCcactgctgggattttggggcaaacACATTCATTTCTGCCAGAGCCTGAGACTGGCCTGGGCACCTGGGTAACCCCTGCCAGGGTACAGGAATTCAGGAGAAACCAAGAAGGGGAAGGGCCCAGCACAGAGTGCCAAGACAGGTCACCAGTGTTTGAGCTTCCGAACACACTGATGGCAGCAATTACAGCAAATATCTGTGAACCTGTGGCAGCCAAAATACCTCTGCCAGGGTCATCAATACGGccagaaaaggcagcagtggggtGGAACTGgggtggctgctcctgctggaacaTTTGCTCCCTTTCCTGCAAGGAGcaaacccagagctgggggagaaCAGGAGTGCTGGAAGAGCTGGGTGGGGGTGGGAGAGAGCACAGAGGGCAGTGGCAGCCCTGTCAGCCTGGTGTaactcccagcacagcagtcaCATTCCAGTAATTCCCATGGCATGGACCCATGGCACCAGCCAGTTCCACAGCACTGGGTGACAGCAATTAGCAGTGCTCTGAGCCTTAATTAACGGGGCTCAggctctccagcagcagtgcgGGCAGGGTCCCACTGCACAGCTCACAACACCAACGAGCCCCTTTGCTTTCCCCAGGGATCCCAGACCCCTGGAGGCCTCACCTGCCGCAGGAACTGCTTCCCCAGGTAGTTGGTTGCTATGCTGGTCAGGTTCTTCCTGCTGCCAACTTTACACCTGATGTAGCCGTAGAGGttggctccctgcagcaccacccCCATCACCACCACTgcctgggacagggaaaagcatcagcagctggcagcccctggctcagacagggcagagccagagTGCAGCTCAGGGGGCACTCACCAACCACTTCACTTTGAAAGAGAAGAGAGCACTGAAGGCAAAGATCACCCAGATCATGGGGCAGGTGATCAGGCCTAGCCAGAAAATTCGGGACTCTGCTTCAGATGAGGTTTTACCCCCTTGTGCTGACCcctgaaacagaaaggaaatggcagtgaccaggctgctccatcctACAGATCCCACATCCTTAAAACCAGGGCAGCAACCCCATATTCCCTGGGATTTCCCTCCACACAACAGCACTGGGTGCTTCCAGGACTGATTTCCACATCACACAAAGACATCTCTGCAACAGGAAGTGTTTCCCCTTAAGGgaatcttttccattttctttcagatgcaGGCAGCAGCATCAAAACCTCTTGAAATGCCTGGGGCTAGAAGggtaatttcagaaaaatgacatttcctgCATGGTTCAGTTACAAAGCTTAGAAACAGCCAAAGGAGTCATTTCCTACCTCCAAAACCCACAGACTTACATTACTTATATTAAGCCAGCTCAATCCATCATGAGAACTTTTTAATAACTCAACAATCAGAAAGCTCATCCCCCCCAAAGCAGCCTGCACAGATCTGTGGCTGCCAGCAGATGTTCCCTGTGCAATtccccctctccagcagcaccaccaaCCACCAGGGGGTTCGTAAAGCAGACAGGAGTACAAGAACCAAATCACCAACCTTCCTGGCCTCAAACACCCAGTGACTTCTGCCATCATCATCCACCTGGTTCCACCAGCGAAGGCCGACCATGAGCCGCCCTGTGACGTTCTGGAAGAGAGCAGAACCCGTGAGCCCTGGCTCCTCTGCCAAAGAaccctcctgccacagctcagggccaggctgctgctttccacagTGCCTGTGTGCCTCACACTGGGACAATGAGAGCCACAACAAGCCATTCCTCAGAGATCCAGCGgatctgtgctgcttctgagcTGCTAACAAAGCCTGTGCTGCCTCCAAAGGGAGTCTAACAAAGGCTCTCCACTGCACTTTCCAAAGGAATCAAGTGCACAGAGATGTCAGAGTTTATTTCACAACACTCTGCAATCCACCCCAGCACTTGAGGGTGGTGATTTTGTGGGAGAGGCACAAATAAATGACTTTTCTGAGACATGAGCATCACTGGCAGTTATTTTTACACGGCAAGGCAAAGACAACAAAAAGCACAAGGGAACTCACCTTTACAGCCCAGAAGtcacaggacaggaggaggatgatggtCACCATGCAGGCAATGAAGCTGCTGGTTAGGAGCTCACAGAGCAGGTAAACAACGATGGCACTGACTCGGAAGAACAAGTGGAAAAATGATGCCACTGGGTGCCTGGAATGAAGGACAGGACagtcacagctcctgcagacaAGTGACATTGCCAGGGTAAGGGTCAGCATTGTAACACAAACCCAGTGTCCtggaaatatgggaaataacTGCCTGGGAGCTGACACAAGGCAGAGACATTCCAGAAACTCCCCCTGTCACCACCAACCTTATTTTTGACTTTTTGGATCTCCTGGATACATCATCGTCTGCATCAAAGAGAGACACATCTTCAATGTCATCACTGCTGTCCTGAGGGGGGGAGCAGAGGCAAAGGgttacaggagaaaaatgaaacagttttcAATGTCAGCCTGAGACAGTGTTCATCACCCAGAAAACCAGAGGCACCTCAGGACCACAGTCCATTTGGGAAGAACGTGAAGATTTAGCCACACACAAGCCTACAGTGTGATCTCAGAAATGCTCATCAGGGCCCAGATTggtgagctgcagctgggctgagcccctgAGCTGATCAcaaaccctgctgctcccaggtgtGCAAGGAGCACCTGGCCCTGGGACACCTggccctggcacacctggccctggcacacctggcccGGTAACACCAGCTGTGGGtgcctgtcacagacatattttatgaaaaatcctttcattaggatcttttctcctgagaagctgggaagtttcagcttctccatgttttgctgctttggaatgtgatttgcaGAGCTGTTTACCCAGCAcgtgaaattgtttttacttgatgaccaatgacagccacctgtgtcgacTTTAttatcactttttttctttccttgctagccttctgatgaaatcctttcttctgttcttttagtatgGTTtcaatatatcattttcttttaatataatatatatcataaaataataaatcagccttctgaaacatggagtcaagattctcatctcttccctaGTCCGGGGACTCCTGTGAACACCAcgtgtgccagcagctctgtccgTGTCACACAGCGCCGGGCACGGGCCGTGTCACACACCGTCCGTGTCACACACCGTCCGTGTCACACAGTGCTGGGCACGGTCCGTGTCACACACCGGCCGTGTCACACACCGGCCGTGTCACACACCGGCCGGGTCACACAGCGCCAGGCACGGTCCGTGTCACACACCGGCCGTGTCACACACCGGCCGTGTCACACACCGGCCGTGTCACACAGCGCCGGGCACGGTCCGTGTCACACACCGGCCGGGTCACACAGCGCCGGGCACGGCCGTGGAGCCCCGCGGGGCTCTTGGTACGGACGGGCGGGCCTGTCAGGGCACGAAGCGCCTCCGAGCCCCGCAGCTCGCCCGGGACCTGTGGGAAGGGGGTCCCGCTCCGGGATCCTGTGATCCCTGCCCAGGCCCCTGCTCCGGCCCCGGTTCCGGTCCCGAGGTCCCGGAGCCGTGTCCCATGCCCAAGCCCCCGATCCCGATCCCAGCCCGAATGCTGCTCCCGGTGCTGTGTCCCGTGTCCCATGTCCCATGTCCCGTGTCCCGTGTCCCACGCCCGAGcccccggtcccggtcccgtACCATGGTCGGAGCCGCCACTTCCGCCCCGCCGCGCGCGTCACGGCCGCGGACCAATCACGGCGCGTCTCGTGACCCCGCACGGCCGCTCCGCCCCCTGCGCGTGCGCGCTAGCGGGGGCCGGGCGCGAGACGTGGCTGGGGCGGGTACCGCCAACGGCCCTGAGGGGAGCGGGGGGACCCGGGGGGACCCTGAGGGACCCTGAGGGGCCGGCACCGGCTGAGGGGAGCGGGGGGATCCGGAGGGACCGGCACCGGCTGAGGGGAGCGGGGGATCCTGAGGGACCCTGAGGGACCGGCACCGGCTGAGGGGGGATCCGGGGGTGCTAGCGCCTGAGCGCCCgcagctgcagggaggtgctgaTTTACGGACTCCAAGTTGAACAGAACCCTGTGATCCTCCTCACTTCGTCATGGCCAAAAAGGAACCAGCCCCTCCGTGGTGTTTTTCCGCCGGGCTTTAGTGAGGGACGCGTTTCCCGCGGGCTGTGGCGCGGTTCCTTGGCCGCAGCCGGGTGGGTTTATCCCCGTTCCTTGCGGGGAGCTGCCATCGTGTGGCGGAGCTGCCATCATCCGTCGCTCCGTCCTGCCCGGCACGGCCGCCCCGCGGCTCGGTCCCCGCGCCGCGCCAGCTGCCGCCTCCCCGCGGTCACTTTTCACTGGCTTCATCCCAGCGTTTGCGAGTCCAAGATGGCATTGAATTAAACAAACCAACGCTAATCACAGCCCCACTGTGGGGAGAGATTCAGAGACTCTATTTTCAAACTAGAACAGCTGCTGAAAGCCCCTTGGCATGACCATGGGCAGAACTGGCATCTTTCAAACCTCAGATTTTTGGTACGCCAGCCCAGACACTCAAAGCTAGATAAATAGCTTTTTTCAAATACTAGAAAGGCTTTTGTCATCCTGTTAAGTTCTCAGCATTAGTGGAAACCACAAAATGACAGAGTAGTTggggttggaagaaaccttaaagaccatccagttccatcccCATGGACAGAAAACCTTCCACAGTCAAGTACATGTAGGCATTTATCcacagaaatggggaaattgaACCCCTTACCCTATTCTGCATTTCATAGAAATGAATAGAAATGAAGTCTAAGCTGCTTTCCacaggtgctggggctggggcagttcctccccagggcagcactggagcTTCCCTGCTGGATCTCCCCAGGGTTCCctcagctctgtccagcctggctgggtgcCTCTGGATGGCAGCACCTCTCTGGGGTCAGTGACACCTCAGGGCACCCTGCCCATGGTCCGGGGTATTAATTAATGGTGATGTTAAACAAAATCAGACCCAGCATCAACCCCCAGTGACCAGCCTCCTGGCAGACTTTGTGCCACTGATCCATTGGATTTCAGTCCACACATCTTCAGCTTCTGCACCCTAATCAATCCACAGAAGCTCTGATAggaagtttttattattattctcaCAGGGTTGAGCTGTGTTGGTGTCAGACAGTGCCATGTTGGTAATGACAGCAGGTTTAGGGAGTTACATCCAGAAGAGGGCTCAGTCCATTCACTGCCTTGACAAATAGCTGAATATACCAACAGTATGTCTTAGGAAAACTTACAGTGGGGCAGTGTTTTACACTTAAAACCACAGGGAGTATACTTAAATATActaaacatatttaaattacataaatgaatatatctgtattttataCTTAAAGCCACATGGCAGACTCAGCTGGATACCAGAACGCCAGGTCGTAGCTGTTGGCTGGACTTGGGGATCACCTCAGATAAATGTGTTATGCCCAAGTTCTGGAGCAGGTGTTTTCCTCTCCCCAGTAAAGGAATCCACAGGTAGGCCTTTAATTTTCCTCAGCCAGGCTTTCCTTCTGGCTCTGTCTTTGTCTTCCGTGGGCTTTgcctgctgtgcctgatgctgagctgccccagctgcctcattcagctcctgctctgctgtcaggaGCCTGAACCCGCTGTCCCTGAGGGAAGTGTAGGCACAGGAGGGCTTTATTCTCCTGGGAGCTCCATTCCTCATgtctgcagctgagccaggcaTTGGTTGGATCAGCTCTGAAGAAGCTGTGCAGAGATGGATGAGCTGATGCCCATCTTTGGGACCAGGAGTGTCTTTCCCAGGGCCACGGggtgttttcctttctcccagcGAGCCGCAGAACTTGGGACGTAcaacacagggagcagggatggaggattTCACAGCGGTGCTGTGCAAAGAGTTCTCCAGCCTGAGCCGCAGCATTTTGGTTTCAAAGGGAGTTGAGATTTTTGCCATGGCCAGCAagtggctgtgcagcctggCACGCCGGAGCTGGGCTGCCCgctcctcctggtgctgcagggccgTTCTGGGCACCGGCAGCTCGCTGGGgcgctgctgctgggctgccctggccctcGCAgagagcaggctggggctgcggCTGCCTGCGCCGGCcttgcaggagctctgcagcgTGCCGATTGTCAGGAGGAACTTGTCAGGGGACATGGGAGACCTTGGGTCTCTCTGGGGCAGCTCACACTCCAAAGTGGCCTCTGCCTCCTCAGGTGCAGGGGAAGCAGAGCCATGTTCAGCTTCATCACCTGTAGTCAAAACAGAGCAACACATTTGGGGCTGAGAGGCTTTCCCacacactgcagagcacagagtcAAACTGAGCTGGGAAGGACCCAACAGGATCACCCAGTGCAGccgctggccctgcccagacccccaacaaccccaccctgtccatccctggcagcactgtccaaaggctcctggagctctggcagc
Above is a window of Camarhynchus parvulus chromosome 18, STF_HiC, whole genome shotgun sequence DNA encoding:
- the LOC115911206 gene encoding Golgi apparatus membrane protein TVP23 homolog B-like is translated as MDSSDDIEDVSLFDADDDVSRRSKKSKIRHPVASFFHLFFRVSAIVVYLLCELLTSSFIACMVTIILLLSCDFWAVKNVTGRLMVGLRWWNQVDDDGRSHWVFEARKGSAQGGKTSSEAESRIFWLGLITCPMIWVIFAFSALFSFKVKWLAVVVMGVVLQGANLYGYIRCKVGSRKNLTSIATNYLGKQFLRQTMATEDQAAS